tatatatatttgaatcaAAAACTACTTATTTGTTGAGTCAAGCCAGCCAGAGAAGAAACCTACAAAACTTGACTCTCTTGGTTGTGAACTCTCTTGCTCTCTTCTTTGCAGCACTCTTAGGAACTCATCTGAACTTAAAGTCCCATCACAATCtaaatcaaacatgaaaaatatcaaatcCACCACGTTATCACTAAGTGATATGCTGCAAACCTGGTAAGAGACATCATTAGCAAATTCATAGTGAGGAAGGGAAGAGAAGAGGTTGTATAGACAGCTTCAACATACTTGATTAGCAGCTCTTTTCAACTCTTGTTTCGACAAAAGTCCATTTTTTGCATAGCTTAAGATGGACTGTGAAAATGATGGTAGTTCTTTGCGTAGCTCAGCAAGGTTCATGAATTCCTTGAATGTAATGCGTACGTCTCTAAGCTGTTTTTCATCATCCAGATCTTCTACTCGGTCAAGAAACTTGTCGATGTGACTTATATCAGCAGATGCAACCATTGATAAAGTAAAATCTTTGGCAGAAATGCTTCCTTGTGACTTGTAGTCATAATGGGCAAATTCCAATCGCGATATCTGAAATCCATAAAGGGAATTTGAATCAAATCGAACATTTTTAGAAGAAACTATATTGTATTTCTTGGAGATCGAAAACCATACTTCATTATGTAAATCTCTTAAAAACTGAACAAATTTTTCTTGCTCAAGTCTCCCTTTGCCATCTTTACCAAAGAAGTACTCCAATAGACCTCCTTCATCTACTGAACCTGTGACTTTTAATCCAAATCGCATTCCATTTCTATGTCGTGCACCTTGTCTATTAGCAGTTCGCATCAGTTCCATCATTCTCTTAAATTCTTCCTTGTCAACTCCCCTGTTAATGAAACTAATCAGAACACCTACAATACGAGTGAAGCttgttttttctataaaaagaTCGTTATCAAGTCTTGCAACATACCCATCATTGTCAATGTCAAACATTTGAAATGCTTGTGAAAAGCTAGGTTCCGGGATGCTCAATAGTGTAACGAAAAATATGTACCTGATGCAAGTGGAATTTGACTGCTTATTGATACGGAAGAGCATGATAGtaactaagaaaataaatttcaaaaatactcACTCTGGAAATGATATAAGTCCATCATTATCGGTATCGAAGAGCATGAAAAATTGTGAAGGAGCACAATGTAGCTCGCTTGAAGCGGATTCTCCTTTCAGATTACCTCCTCTAATACCAGTTGTTTGAGATGGTGGAAACACTGGAACAATTGCTCGCATTAAGTCCCCTGGAGTCATATACACTTCCCCACCTGGTGTTCGGTAAGATGCAAAGTACTCAAACACCTAgaatcaacataaaaacaaattattaaagtaatttaacaatgcattcattataatacatgtacAATTTTTATATCTTGCTTCATGGACAAGTTTCGAATCAGATTCCAAACTTGAAGATGTGGCTAATAATATTCCTTACCTTTTCAGGAGGACTTTGCAATCTCAACCGTTTCTCATACTTGAAGAAAACTTTTTTCCGGTACGAATCTGAAAATcgagaaaaaaacaaattaagaccgtaaatgttgaagaaatattttaggaaaatgaaaaaaaaaaatagatattacCTCCAAATAAAAAGGTGGACTTCTTGCCGAGGTCTTGTCCAGAATCGGCATATGAAATATGatgagaagaagatgaaatatAATAGAGAGCTATGGTTGAGGCTGCAATGATGAGGCCAGAACCAAAAAGTGATGGATTTTCATTAGAAGCATTTGATTTGGTGCAGATGGAACGAAGAAATAATGGATTTTGAGGGGCGGCAAGGACACGAATTGCTGGCTTAAATGTTCTGAAAAATGCCGAAGAATGCATAGTAGTAATGTAATTTACAAGGAAGAAAGTTTTGAGAGAGTAAGTAAGAAAAAAGGGTGATCCGATCCTTGGAAAGGGGGAAACGAGAATAGTATGGGGGAATTGACCAAGAAAGAGAGAGTTATGTTTTTGGTTCTGCTTTTTTCATAACGGTCTCCAAGGTAGTTACTCATCGGTTATGTGCATATCAAAATTATAACACAATCTCCAATTTTAACCATATGCTAATTAATCTTTGAGTTATAAAACAATTACGTACCAATacacactaatatatatatatatatatatatcttctatCCACAAAAGTTCAGAGTCTTTTTCAAGTGAAATCCATGTCAAACATTATTTTATAACTTCTAATTGTCATTAACATTTTTGTAAGAGCagaatcaattttttattctagtgtattctttctttgaattttcttaaattaatcaTGGgttcaagtttatcttttgaagccaaagaaagacagagagctAAGCagtattaaaattttcttagcAATAAATCTAGATTTACCAacaaaactaaataaataataagtgtAATTTCTATTTGTCATCAACATTTTTGTAAGAGCAGAATCAAAAGAAACGGAAATGAACCGTCTTTTATTCTAGTGTattctttctttgaattttcttaaattaatcaTGGGTTCAAGTTAATTGTCATAATTATGTTCCAGTTTAATTTGAGAAACAAGGTGAGATTTGAATATACTTTTATGAAGAATAAATAAAGAGGTGAAAACACTAAAAAGGAATTGTGATTGTACACAACTTAGTagaatatgtattttttttatagataatGGAAGACAtttatatcatgatttcataacgCTTGTTTCCAAACTACAACAAGAGGGGAAACCACATGTTGTTTCCCGTTTGACCAACTTAACTTTCCTACTTCAATCACTGAGTTTAAGCTTGCAACTGCCTTTTTCTCTGCCTTAATTCGAACCACATAGCTTTGTTTCTCACCCTTTTCTCTAAAATTCATACTCGTCGGAGTTACCGTTACATTCACACCTTTTGGATTTGTCACTGATACTGTGTAGGTCGATGGTGTCTCACCAACATGTGTCACAGTCCTTGTCACTTGTACTATTGCTGGTTCCTGCAATTGCGTCGTATAAATAGCTACTGAGATTACTGGATAATTCAAATTCCAAGGCTTATGATCATGCTTCCCTCTGCACGTCCCTGATCTCTTAGTAATCTGTTTAATATCCCTACCACTATAATTAGAAGCACATAAAAAGTTCAAGTAATCATCGGCTGTTATGTCGTACACCAATCCAGGATCAACAGCCTTCTCCGGATCAACGTGCCCTGCACCCATGTCCATTGTGGTTGAAATGTTGTAGGATGTTTCATCTAGTAATGGATTGCCTTGTTGATCTTGGGTGTATGCAGTTGTCATGAGAGCTGAACGAATCATTGCTGGTGACCAGTATGGGTGAGCTCCTTTGAGTAAAGCTGCTAAACCGGATACATGTGGACACGACATAGATGTTCCTGAAGCAATATTGAATTGGGTGCGGCGTTGGTCAGATGATAGCTCAGTAGGTGCCACACCATCAGGCCAAGCAGCTAAGATATTAACTCCAGGTGCAATCACATCCGGCTTGAGAACAAAAATAGACTCCGCACTAGGTCCTCTTGAAGAGAAAGATGCAACTACAGGTGCTGGTTTTACCCCAACTTGAGTTTCGGAGAAAGTCATAGTGGCTGTTGGATTGGCGTTGGAGTTAATGTAATCACGAATGAGGTTACCCGCTGACTCAGTCACCCCTAGACCAGGGATCAAGTGTGCATCTGCAACTAGTCCTTCTCCCATGGGGAATATGTTTGCTACAACTACTCCAACACCACCGGCATCCTTAACGATCTCTCCTTTTGACACTCTTGGAGTGCCACCGCGATCACAGACAACAATCTTCCCACGTACACGTTCTTTATCTAGAGAATCAGGCATACATGTTGCTGAAGAAAAGCTACTAGAATGCCTAGCACCATTTCGTAAACCCACTGAAGCGTTACCACCATAAATTAAGGGTAAATGTTGAAAATTATTAATGTCATGTAAACGATCACCTCTGTATATTGATGAACCAGTGATTCTCTTTCCATTTCCTAGAACAAGATCAGCAGGAAATTTTCTATCAATTGTGCTAGCTCCCACTGTTGTAATCCATGGAGCTACATTCGTTACGCTCATTGATCTAGGACCTTCATTGCCTGCTGAAGCAGAGATAAAAACGCCCTTCTCCATTGCTCCAAAGGATCCTATTGCTATGGGATCGAGATTGTAAGGAACAGCACTACCACCTATAGAGATCGAAATAATATTGACACCATCCTCCACAGCTTTATCAAATCCAGCTAAGATGTCAGAATCCATACAACCCCTTTTCCAACAAACTTTATAGGCAGCAATCCGGGCCTTGGGTGCTATACCAACCGCAACCCCTTTTGCGAATCCCAAGAAAGAAGCATCCCCGACAGCTCTGCCAGCTGCCGTGGACGCTGTGTGCGTTCCATGCCCCTCTGTGTCTCTTGCAGATTTTATATCAGTAGAGGAATTCATACTCCCCATTTTTGCTAGATACCCAGATGTAAAGTACCTGGctccaataatttttttattgcaaTTAGCTTTTGTAAAATTTTCACCCACGGTACACTCTCCTTTCCAAAAAGATGGAATAGGTCCCATTCCTTGATCATGAAAACTCGGTCGTTCTGGCCATATACCAGTATCGAGCACACCGATAACAACATTAGAACCAGAATCAGATTCAGTTACTAAATTAGACATGGTAGAAGCTGAATCCAATCCCATAAAGTGAGGTGAACGAGTGGTATGAAGTTGTCGAAGACGGTCAGGTAAAACTGAAAGAACGCCATCGAAAGTAGCCAGTTGTTGGGCCTCTTGTGCAGTGAGTTTTGCAGAGAAGCCATGGAAAACAGTTTTATACACATGAAGGAACTCCTCATCCTGATCAGTACTTTTAAGAGGATTGTACCTTAGGCTACTAAGGGTAGAACTATACCAGTGCTCGACATCAGAAAAAACAGAAGGTTTCAAGTCATTTTGGACTCTAATAATGTAGGATTGTTTTTCACCAAGAGTAAGTGTTAAtgttaagaaaaaagaacaagtgAGAAACAGAGGAAGTTGAAGAGTGTGAGATGGAAGAGCCATTTAGTGAGTTAGTAAAGTAAAGGAAAGAGGTCACAATTTCTATACTTGggtatacatacatacatacaacTATATACTTATACAAGTTGTAAACTATAAAAAGAGAAACGCCTAATGCCTGCAAGATTATCATGACGAAAGACAAGGACAAAATCATCAACTTTTATGCTACCTAAACGACTTCCCTTTCTCACTAAGGAAGTCGCGGAaagaatcttttctttttttggggcTAGCAGGGAAAATTTTACTAGTTTAGTTGATTGGCTACTTGGTGAAACTTGAGAGTTGTAACATAGATTTCATGCATTAAATTtgtatgtttatgtttgtaatttatttatcttattttaatttgacacgaaattttagaaaataaaaaaaaattttgaaatcttgtgatttcaaatcaaatttattaaaatgtcttttaaatTTGTGTCTTAAACATATTAcgtggaaaaaaataaaatgaaaaagcttctaaaaataaaaaagaaataatttctttaaacaaactaaaaaaattaggaCAAATAAGTTGAAACAAATGAAGTATTTGATTTTTATCTAAAATTACataatcaaaaataaattttgtcttGATAATAGCTCAACGAATAcattataaaactaaaagtattTGCTTATCATAgctatatttgtatatacaaataatattttgatatcataacaaaaaaattgtgtactaattatgatattgatttaaTGTACTCaaataaataagataataacttattataattaagttttaaatatattgacaaataaataataaacattagttaattttaatttaaaatttaattatcttttttataGAACTCCAGAATAAGGTAAATGCTTTAATTGAATACCTAAAGAAGTTGCTTATAAAGatattaaacaaatattattatattattaaaaaaaatgtgacatatgTTATCCCATTACGAGAGATGAATATATTatgaagaaaatagaaatagtaaaataatattataattctaaaaaaataaatgataaagcAAATTTCCAAATATGAATAACTATCTAATCAATTTACTCTAGTTTAGAGTTTAAAGGAATAACCATGTTATCAAGTAAGCTTATAAAAGACAATAATGTAGTGAAATAAATGAATGGAATAGTAGGATacagataaatattttaacttgttaattcttgtaattttataatattgtttacataatttttaaatacataactaactaaaaaaaaagacgaATAAATTAATATGGAAAAATACACAAGTCCATAAATATCTTTATTAATTAGTTGTTCCTTctattccaatttatgtgacatatttcGTTTTTCTAGAGataaacagtttaagtttgaccgagaATTTGCTCAcggaatcttcaatttttttataatgaaatttatatatttgtaaactacataaaaagtagtataaatcacaataattgacaactCAAACTACTTGAAAGATATatgaataatttataattaaaaaaatagacttaaatctcaaaatttaaaatatgtcatataaattgagatagagagagtaataattttaaatcgTGATTTTTATGTTCATGTTGAAACGCCTAGAAATTGTGgaagagaaaaagaaacggtGGATGCTTTTTGCCgtgaaaaatgtcaaaaaatatttttggcgTTACGTTTGgctattcttctttttttccttaaaagagGGTTGGAATCATATGGAGAAAACATGTGTAAAGAGGTAACAAAACGTCAGAATTGGTTTGTATTTCGGGGAAAGTGTTTGGTGGCTAGTGTAACGTCAAAATTGGAAGTATTCAAATAGGATCACGTAACCATCTTTGAAATCTCAACCCTTACATATACAAGCCTAGTAACAAACTGGTCATTCCAACATGGGTTACGATACAGTGGTGGGACTGTTTCACCCTGAATTAGAGGTTATGGAGAAAAATTTCCCCAAACAAGCCCTGTAATGCGCAATTTAAATTTAGACGAGACTCTAATGTAGGTTCCAAACACGGGGAGGTAggaaaccaaaaataataaataaaaaataaaaaatagttcaCAATGTACTAGAAAATATCTCTATGTATTTGGCTATAGATTTTTAAATATCCTTATAAAATTAGATTTAAGTGAAGTTTCAAAATAggtttaatcataaattttcaatatatatattacttttttaaaaaaaaacatgaaagtGATGAAAcataacatatattttaaattctagaatttatttcttttaaaaaatacccAACTACGCCAAAGTGCAAACATATTTGTTAATCCTAAATGATGTAGAACCTTCATATATGATTTGTTCGTCATTATTATTGCAAATCATAATCTtatatacatatgcatttgacacaaaattattatttttataatgaactaaataatatattattctagaattataatatgatattttaataaaaatgggTAGTAACACTATTACTAACTATTATAATTCGTCGAATTACAAGTACTCACTAGGAGcaattaatcaattaaaagaGATAACAATAGGAGATGAGAGACCTTAAATATAGACAAGGATTTACATAActggaaaaaatattatacactACAAACAAATATTATCCAATATAGAAGATGAGAGGCCTAATATATTGGCAAAGGTTTACGAATCTATTTTTTTACACAAGTCGagcaaaataaatttgaagtaAATTCATACAAGTCAAGCAAAACAAACATAAAGTAATCGATAATCGATATGGggttttttatatataaaatataaaaatttaggacaaaattataattttaaaagaaatcaaTGATTATATCGTGGCCCAAAAATAAGTTTGAagcaaattttttaatttgaaatcagTCTCTCAAAAACTGGAGAATTTCTAAGGCCAAAGTGATATTTGGTCCAAagaaaattactttaaaaattactttcaaaatcTTTGTCCAAATGAGTCCTATATACGCttccaaaataatttatttatgaaatacAACTAGAAAATTCTTGAGTAGTCTACTTCCCTTTGAATGATAAATCCCTTCCATAATCAAATCTCTCTGATAAACATCTTGTCGATGATTCGATTTTCACATATTATTTAGAATCTTCGTGTGCGCTTTTCGCCTGGAATATACCAAGCAATAATATCCgacaaattaaagaagaaatgaatATGATTCTTATTTACGTATACTAATCAACATTAGCGTATAGCACCGAATACGCACTAGCTTGGAACGTTTTGAATCATGAAATAAGcttattttaaaaactatttttcaaaatagtatTTTTGATAAGgaacaatttgttttaaaaatactttCGAGAAACAACTAGTGTTTGGACATGTAGTGACCTACTAGGTCTATTTCTCTGTATGTGTTTTCTCAACGTTTAGAGTTTTTCTATAGCGACCCCAACTTGTTGAGACAAACAATTTGGTCATATGGTCATTTGTTTGAGTTTTGTGCAAGTTTATGTGTTTTAGAGCTTTTGAAGTTTAAATGATTGACTTTGGCCAAAACTCCAAGTAAAGAACTTCAAAATGGAATTCTGATGATTTTGTTAGCTCTAGAAcatcgagtttggtctagaggGACCCTTGGTTCGATCCCCGAGGCTCCTAGACTCATTTCGAGCAACCTTGTGGCTTTTGACTGAAATACCTGTAGATACAGCTGAAAAAACAACGAGGGGAATGGTGAATAGTTTGTACAACCTACGCAAATGGATTGATGTGGTAGGGGGAGGAATTAACACTCTTCAAACTGACATGAGACATCTGAAAGGGAAAACTCCTATGGGGGGAAGGCGATTTGTGTATGTTGGTTGAAGTAATGAGAGCTCCAAAAAATACCCCTGGACCAATAGATGTTTTGATAAGGATCATGGGAATCTCAGAGGAGGGAGCTGATGATCAGGAAGGGACATGTTTAGCGCGCCATGATAGCATCCCTGAGGTCAACTTACCCACAAGGTGGTGAAGTAGAGTCTAAACGTCGTTATGATGATGTGGATGATAATGAGGATGTAAATGATGAGGAATAGTGATTCAAGGAGTGTTTTTCCGCTTCTtaccttattattattattattattattattattattattatatatatatatatatatagtattggGGACAATGCTAATTTTCAGTTGGGATTGCTTATGTGGTCATTCTAGTTGTGGGTTAATTTTATTGTGTGGCATTGATGCCGAAGTTGTggataattataattattatgtCCTACTGCATTGGTGACAATTGATTTAAAAGTCAATGATGAACCATGCATttgattttgattaattttagcCAGGTTGGTCTTACATGATCCATTGTCTTACTAATTGTGCTTGGTAATCGCGCTTAGTGCCTTCAATAAGCCTCGTTCTCTTAATAAATTTATGAGTGCATGATTCATAATCGTCTTTGTGAATAGTAGATTAATCACATAAACTCCAATGATTTTCTTTATGTCATGGTTCTTTcccaaagaacaaaaaaaaattaattgttcttttttctttgagTCTCTTTCTGTCGAATCGAGTTGGTGTTTCTTTATGATAGATTGGTAGATGACATTCTTAGGAGACAGTGTCAAGTGTTAGTTTTAAATTGAATCTTCTATCTCACCTCTTGCAAGAGGGACCACCAAAAGTTTTGTAGGTTGACAAAGAAaggttaaaaatgttttcaaaatgagaaaaagtgAATTGGAAGTAAGCTCTTTTCATGGCTCAATCATTCATTGTTTGGCTTTATGATTTACAAGTAGGAGTAAAAAGTTGTTGGATTGTGATGCCTTGCGTGGTAAGGCTTTGATTCATTCTTGTATATGCGTGTTGTCTAGAACTTTTCCCAAAATGTATTTCAAGGAGAAGTTCTAGATATGGCTTGCCTTGAAAGATGAACCTAAGACTTTATTGATTAGCCACTCTACCCCAAATTTTCCCTCCATTGATTTAATTTTAGTCAGCCCCATTAA
The Solanum stenotomum isolate F172 chromosome 12, ASM1918654v1, whole genome shotgun sequence DNA segment above includes these coding regions:
- the LOC125846958 gene encoding calcium uptake protein, mitochondrial-like, translating into MHSSAFFRTFKPAIRVLAAPQNPLFLRSICTKSNASNENPSLFGSGLIIAASTIALYYISSSSHHISYADSGQDLGKKSTFLFGDSYRKKVFFKYEKRLRLQSPPEKVFEYFASYRTPGGEVYMTPGDLMRAIVPVFPPSQTTGIRGGNLKGESASSELHCAPSQFFMLFDTDNDGLISFPEYIFFVTLLSIPEPSFSQAFQMFDIDNDGGVDKEEFKRMMELMRTANRQGARHRNGMRFGLKVTGSVDEGGLLEYFFGKDGKGRLEQEKFVQFLRDLHNEISRLEFAHYDYKSQGSISAKDFTLSMVASADISHIDKFLDRVEDLDDEKQLRDVRITFKEFMNLAELRKELPSFSQSILSYAKNGLLSKQELKRAANQVCSISLSDNVVDLIFFMFDLDCDGTLSSDEFLRVLQRREQESSQPRESSFVGFFSGWLDSTNK
- the LOC125846952 gene encoding subtilisin-like protease SBT1.5, translating into MALPSHTLQLPLFLTCSFFLTLTLTLGEKQSYIIRVQNDLKPSVFSDVEHWYSSTLSSLRYNPLKSTDQDEEFLHVYKTVFHGFSAKLTAQEAQQLATFDGVLSVLPDRLRQLHTTRSPHFMGLDSASTMSNLVTESDSGSNVVIGVLDTGIWPERPSFHDQGMGPIPSFWKGECTVGENFTKANCNKKIIGARYFTSGYLAKMGSMNSSTDIKSARDTEGHGTHTASTAAGRAVGDASFLGFAKGVAVGIAPKARIAAYKVCWKRGCMDSDILAGFDKAVEDGVNIISISIGGSAVPYNLDPIAIGSFGAMEKGVFISASAGNEGPRSMSVTNVAPWITTVGASTIDRKFPADLVLGNGKRITGSSIYRGDRLHDINNFQHLPLIYGGNASVGLRNGARHSSSFSSATCMPDSLDKERVRGKIVVCDRGGTPRVSKGEIVKDAGGVGVVVANIFPMGEGLVADAHLIPGLGVTESAGNLIRDYINSNANPTATMTFSETQVGVKPAPVVASFSSRGPSAESIFVLKPDVIAPGVNILAAWPDGVAPTELSSDQRRTQFNIASGTSMSCPHVSGLAALLKGAHPYWSPAMIRSALMTTAYTQDQQGNPLLDETSYNISTTMDMGAGHVDPEKAVDPGLVYDITADDYLNFLCASNYSGRDIKQITKRSGTCRGKHDHKPWNLNYPVISVAIYTTQLQEPAIVQVTRTVTHVGETPSTYTVSVTNPKGVNVTVTPTSMNFREKGEKQSYVVRIKAEKKAVASLNSVIEVGKLSWSNGKQHVVSPLVVVWKQAL